In the genome of Magnolia sinica isolate HGM2019 chromosome 2, MsV1, whole genome shotgun sequence, one region contains:
- the LOC131230636 gene encoding protein FAR1-RELATED SEQUENCE 5-like: protein MTKAISIVFPNTFHRYCIWHIMQKVPEKLGAIAHRDEFIRPFNDCVWNSQTSEDFEDSWEKLMTENGLEDNVWLNSIYAVRHKWIPAFVRHVFFAGMSSSQRSESMNAFFRSYISKRNSFIDFIVRFDRALARQRHNELAADHETISSKPKLKTPCEMEKVMGETYTRRIFYKFQNELFEGLDYVAEGERENDDIYVYNVFKVASLEENDCDRVVRYEVSKKHANCSCLKFQFEGIPCRHILCVLRHVRIPILPEYYILKRWTRYARVGSIHDNDKVSIKPDCDDSISLRHSDLSQICRLLVDEGSSSKQGYLLAKERLYDILRDVRSIESEPCTEIIRKPARKPTRKKKMKINDPKPAKTKGTGKRMISEREKGFKKKKDQRRCNGCGKRGKKHDKRNCPALCDTRTSVIEHGAQGKEN from the exons ATGACGAAGGCCATTTCTATTGTATTTCCAAATACATTCCATCGGTATTGTATTTGGCATATAATGCAGAAGGTACCTGAGAAATTAGGAGCCATCGCACATAGGGATGAATTTATTCGACCATTCAATGATTGTGTATGGAATTCGCAAACGTCTGAAGATTTCGAAGATTCATGGGAAAAATTGATGACAGAGAATGGTTTGGAAGATAATGTATGGTTGAACTCTATATATGCAGTCCGTCATAAATGGATACCCGCATTTGTACGGCATGTATTTTTCGCGGGTATGTCAAGTAGCCAGCGCAGTGAAAGTATGAATGCATTCTTCCGTAGTTATATCTCGAAACGTAATTCATTTATAGATTTCATTGTTCGATTTGATAGGGCACTTGCTCGCCAAAGGCATAACGAGCTTGCTGCAGATCATGAAACGATAAGTAGTAAGCCAAAGTTAAAAACGCCATGTGAAATGGAAAAAGTAATGGGCGAGACATACACGAGGAGGATATTTTATAAATTTCAGAATGAATTATTTGAAGGATTGGATTATGTTGCAGAAGGTGAAAGGGAAAATGATGATATTTATGTCTATAATGTATTCAAAGTTGCAAGCTTGGAAGAAAACGATTGCGACCGAGTGGTTAGATATGAAGTGAGTAAAAAACATGCTAATTGTAGTTGTCTCAAATTTCAGTTCGAAGGTATACCGTGTAGACATATATTATGCGTACTTCGACATGTTCGTATACCTATATTGCCAGAGTATTACATTTTGAAGAGATGGACACGGTATGCAAGAGTAGGTTCTATTCACGACAACGACAAGGTATCAATCAAGCCAGATTGTGATGATTCCATCTCACTACGTCATAGTGATTTATCTCAGATTTGCCGATTACTTGTCGATGAAGGGTCTTCCTCAAAACAAGGGTATCTCTTGGCTAAGGAAAGGTTGTATGACATTTTAAGGGATGTTCGAAGTATAGAGTCGGAACCATGTACTGAAATTATAAGAAAACCAGCAAGGAAGCCAActagaaagaagaaaatgaaaatcaatgATCCAAAACCTGCCAAAACGAAAGGAACCGGAAAGAGAATGATATCCGAGAGGGAAAAgggttttaaaaagaaaaaggatcaaAGAAGATGCAATGGTTGTGGTAAGCGTGGAAAGAAGCATGACAAAAGAAATTGTCCAGCATTATGTGATACACGTACTTCTGTTATAGAGCATGGAGCACAAG gaaaagaaaattga
- the LOC131227924 gene encoding protein FAR1-RELATED SEQUENCE 5-like, translated as MNADGEDPIKATESCEGTVSRSEWIPEVEESKKPIVGKTIFSSLEEAYEFYNNYARCAGFSVRKCSCKYASESKMDDSSSEMEDELNLKKNRLIVWKRFVYAREGNTDQKAQKKKGQLKRRRGETRDNCPAVMIVAFQKSISKYIVKKFIEVHSHDLATPRKKHLLNSHRMVTKTQRSLQDDFQASNIKTTQTMAVLSAQLGGYENIGCTEKDLTNYERDKRQKSKGRDAQMLYEHFEEMKELHLTFEYEVKVDEENSLLHCFWADHIARQSYKYFGDVIVFDTTYNTNRYGLIFAPFTGVNHHGQSITLRCGFIHEETTESFIWLFES; from the coding sequence ATGAATGCCGATGGAGAGGATCCCATTAAGGCAACTGAATCATGTGAAGGAACTGTTTCTAGAAGTGAATGGATTCCTGAAGTAGAAGAATCTAAAAAACCAATTGTAGGGAAAACTATATTCTCTTCATTGGAAGAGGCCTATGAATTTTACAATAACTATGCAAGATGTGCTGGTTTTAGTGTTAGGAAATGCTCTTGCAAGTATGCTAGCGAAAGTAAGATGGATGATAGCAGTAGTGAAATGGAAGATGAATTAAACTTGAAGAAAAATAGATTGATAGTTTGGAAAAGATTTGTATATGCGAGAGAGGGAAATACAGATCAGAAGGCACAAAAGAAAAAAGGCCAACTAAAAAGGAGAAGGGGTGAAACAAGAGATAACTGTCCTGCCGTTATGATTGTGGcgtttcaaaaatccatttctaaATACATAGTTAAAAAATTCATTGAGGTGCATAGTCATGACCTGGCCACACCTCGTAAGAAGCATCTATTAAACTCCCATCGTATGGTGACGAAAACGCAGAGAAGCTTACAAGACgacttccaagcatccaacattaAGACGACACAAACAATGGCCGTTCTTTCAGCACAGTTGGGTGGGTACGAAAATATAGGTTGCACTGAAAAAGACTTGACAAATTATGAAAGGGATAAGAGACAGAAATCCAAGGGTCGTGATGCTCAGATGTTGTACGAACATTTTGAAGAAATGAAAGAGTTGCATCTAACATTTGAATATGAAGTGAAAGTTGACGAAGAAAATAGCTTATTACATTGTTTTTGGGCCGATCATATTGCACGTCAGTCGTACAAATATTTTGGTGATGTTATAGTCTTTGACACTACTTATAATACCAACCGGTATGGTTTGATATTTGCTCCATTTACGGGAGTAAATCATCATGGGCAGTCTATTACTCTTCGATGTGGTTTCATACACGAGGAAACCACTGAATCTTTTATTTGGTTGTTTGAGTCGTAG
- the LOC131230610 gene encoding uncharacterized protein LOC131230610: protein MNTSFFYSEKLLHQPFLPQLPPIRPSCPKRLRIVASAARKNGHDWGFGGRLVDEDMIVLRKRIHEMKMAEKNNEPPVHWMEWEKRYYTCYDSDVCEAVGLLQTLLMNTRPSLAIGMVAFVGLSVPTSTVMIMFHLIELAKSICSHIL from the coding sequence ATGAATACTTCTTTCTTTTATTCTGAGAAGCTTCTCCACCAGCCCTTCCTTCCCCAGCTTCCTCCTATTCGGCCTTCCTGCCCCAAGAGATTACGCATCGTAGCATCAGCTGCACGAAAGAACGGTCACGATTGGGGTTTTGGAGGAAGATTGGTGGATGAGGACATGATCGTTCTGCGGAAGCGAATACACGAGATGAAGATGGCGGAGAAGAATAACGAGCCGCCtgtccattggatggagtggGAGAAGAGATATTACACGTGTTATGATTCGGACGTGTGCGAGGCAGTCGGGCTATTGCAGACACTGCTGATGAATACTAGGCCAAGCTTGGCTATTGGGATGGTGGCATTTGTTGGATTGAGTGTCCCCACATCGACGGTCATGATCATGTTTCATTTGATTGAGTTGGCCAAAAGCATTTGTTCTCACATTTTATGA